agaagtacatggaaaacaaaattaaattaatttcgaGCAATAGTCAGTAATTTCCACACCACTGCATTGAAAAAAACAAGTTTCCAAGCACCTGTCATAATACTTATAATTAAAACACTGCTACTATACCAACTACTTAACAAACCACTCTCTTTTCTTATAATTCTAGAAAAGTTGTCCTCTTGGTTTCGAAGTAGAGCCCAGTCATTTTAGAAGTACTGACGTTATTCCCAGTTTTAATGGTTTAAGATGAAGTTCTCCAACAAATATCCTGGAACACCAGAACTCTCAAATTGATGTACACAAAAGACTTTTTCCTTTTGCAACCTTTCTCCTTCCTGCAAGACTCCTCATCAGCACAGCAGGAAGTACTGATGCTTCCTGCCTCTCTTTGAGCCTCATTAATCTGGGTTTGAGGATTACTGTCTGGTCTGAAGAAGCTGTATTTCTCAATAGTGAGACCCTGAGTGTTTCTCAGAGGTTTCcaaaataaaagttatttttattcaaTCTAGGATTCTTTGCATCACTGCCAACTTTATCTctccattttaaaatgaaaccagaaaaaataaCTGACATACATTTTTTGCCTAAAAATGGCCTTTTGATATGGGCCATCATTTCCTGAATTAAGTTAGGGAATAAAACTGCATCCAGAAACCCAGAGTGGTCCAAATGGCAGCTAATCGTCAGATTTAACCCAGAAAACAATTCCAGCTGGTCCCCAAGTTATTAGGCAATACAGGCACAAGCCAGTGTATATTAGAAGATGCTGTATTGTCCATTAGAAATCTTCTGCCTTTCCAAAACACTGCTACAAATGAGACTCTGCACTAGCATTCTTCAGTATTTTGGATGTATAGAATCAGCTGCTTTACAGCCTTGTTTTGTATTTCTGCAAACAGTCCCATGCAGATGTCTCCACACTGACATCTGGCTTCCCGCACTAGGAAGACAGAGGCCACCACTCAGACACTCTCCATATGGCTACACTTTTATGCATACATCTTCCAACACTCAAAGAGAGACTGGACCATTAAGAAAACCAAAAGTTTAGCCAGTCCAGCCTTTCATTAAGGGTTCCATATGTCTTTCTTTTCaatcttttatttaaaaagttaAAGGAGGAAACCATCAATTTGAAGTTTATCATAATAGCACTTTCTCCTCCAACCTGTGAACTTGGTTCATGACTTAACATTGCATCCATCTTAGACAGCTCTTCAGCACTGGGAGGTGACTGTGCTACCATTTTGGCCTACATTATTTGTAAAAAAGGACAAACCTTgtacagagaagcagaagtaaatcacagggttttggttttctttaatttgaattttaaaaacttcATTTATAAATTTAGTTTCATACCTTTTTTGCTTAAAACGTGTTTCTTTGCCATCAATTTACATACACTAAGTAGTAAACTCCGTATACAGTGGTACAGTAAGAAGACATCATATGATTTACCTTCTAGCTGTTTTTCTAGTAGTAGTTGctgttctctctcttttctccaaAACGCTTCCTGTTTTTGCCTTATTCTGTGTCGTAATTCCTCATCATCAGTATCAGATGATTCAGAGCCTCTGTCACTCCTCTCATCTTCACTGTCTCCTGATCCATAACCACCCAGTCCACCTGCGTGCATAAAGTCCAGTCTATCACGAGGAAAGATTAAGCTTTGTTCTTAATACTTCTGTGAGGCAAAGAGGAGAGTAACATTGCCCTTCCTTCACTTCCTCGTCTCTGAAGAAGTCACTTTATTCTGGTAAGTGCCAGTGCTGTTTGCCAGTGTGTTCAAGGCCCCTGTATCTGCATTGATGGTCACTGTCTGCTTCTACTCCTTCTGGAACAGCTTGTTTATTTTCAGCAAGCAAGCAACCACTGTGACCATGGTACTTTTTTCCACTGTATGGAAAGGCAAAAAAGCTCCCTGTGGAGACTGTAACATGCCTGTCTCTGTATCAGCAATGGGACAGAAAATGCCTGGGATCTTTCCCAGAAGACATCTCTGAAATGACTTCAGCGGCCTCCGTAGTCCAAGGCTACAGAAATTCTGAATGCCATATCAATTTTTTCCATATGATTAAGAAAACACTGCACTTTGACAGGTATGGAGATGGAATAGAAACAGACTTTCTTCTCCCCTAGAGATATTTAACTACTAGACTGGTAAGGATAAAGTCAGTTTAAACATCTGACACGGATTTCTTTCAGTCTGAGGTCCTTAGGATCTTTACTGAGATAGTTTTGAAACATGAATACTTGTGATGATAACATTCAATCTAATTCATCAATATTCCATGTAATGAACACATAACTGCTCACTGACACTGCTGTAATGCATTTTAGATGATAAAAGTCATGTTGGGAGAAATCTCTTGCAGTTGTGTCTCAAGCTGGAATTTCAATCTCTCTTTCCTGTGTTGTTTCTGGCAGTATATGATATGAGAGCCTTTGTGTTTATGTAGcttttcaataaaataattacaaagattataatatttttatgtataaGACTTTCACATTACTCTTCTACCAACTTTCCCCTCTGGTCCATATGGatcaaaacagaagaaaagtaTGAAATAGTATTCCTTTCTTTGAAGGCTGCAGTGTGCTTCTGAAACTACAATACTTTGACAAGTAAAATTATCTaaaatttttatgtattttcaaAATCAGGGCAAGATTCTCATACACTAAATCACACTGCCTAGTCCTTTACTCCAGCAACTATCCCACTTATATATCAGTAGGACCACCTGTGGAACAAACAAAGGTGCTGATAATGATAAAGTTATCAGAAAGTGACCCATATTCCCAGGCAATTAAAATCTAATTTCAAAATGCAATTTCTAGAAATGCAAGGCAAAAGTGAAACTCCCCCTTTAAGCCCTCTCAAAAATAAGGAACATACTTACCGAGTCCAGTGAGGGAAGCCAGTGCACTGGACTGTGCCAGCTGTTTTGCAGGAGCTTTGTATCACATCAACAACAGGAACAACATGTTAACACAAATAGCCACGATTTCATAGTCATGAGTCTATGGTATTGTTAAATCTACTACTATTGCTGTTCTTTGGAGGGAGAGAAGAAACATTAAAAACGCATCATCCATTTAAAACCACTTCTAGATTTTCTGACCATGAAGATTTAGAATTTAACTGCAAATTAACAGCgagcagaaaaaacccaaatgtaTACTCATAAATCACTTTCCAAGTTACAGCATCTGCACATAGTTTTCAATTTCAGTAGTTACATAGTTAGATTAactcttttatattaaaataatctgTTCTGTAGTACAATACATGTTAATAGCGAAAGCAAATTATTTACTAATTAAAGACTCAAAGTTCATCTCTTGTCACTTCTGAACAGCTTTGAGATAAAGATGATCGTAGTAAGGAACAGCTACAACTCAAGAGCCATTGACACACAGGTACCATTTTAACTGAAATGAATTGTATGAAAAGAATGGAATAACTCAAGTAATTCACAATACACTGCACAGGACGACAGTACATGATTACTGGATTTGAACTCTACCAAGTTGGATGCATTATACTGGAATTGTTCTTAAGGGAGAACTATGGAGGTTAAATGTTCTAACGACATGCAAATACAGAATTTTCGCAGAagaaactaaaaagaaaaacccttcCAAACCCAGCATACCTTTAGTTGCTTTACGGTGAACATCTTTGGCCACATAATAGATTTCTTCATTTGTGACATCTAAGAGAATCTCTGTCAGCAGCATTTTTGTCAGCATCATCTGAAGAAAATTGCATACACAATTAAAGGCCAAAACATCTTGAATAAATGCTGCATCCAAATTATATCCATACAGCTTCACTTCTTTTGATGACTATGAAAGTCATCTCCTGtacattttatttaataacTTCTTTGAAAAGACATGGCTAAAAACCAAAAAGACTGAAGCTGTTTAAATGTGACCTGATTTCATAACTCTAAAGTTTCTACTTTGATTGTGAACTGTGTCTGCATGTATTGCACACAACTATCCAGGGCACTAATCTTAATGTCTAAGATGATTATAACAATGAATATGTAAATCAGAAATGTACTTAGACTGATTCCAATTattctttcaaaaaataaagAGCACTTTTCTGACTGGTATGCTGCCTGTAAAGATCGATCATAAGGTGTTACTTATGCAGCATTTTATTATTACATATTTTCtacaaaaattgaaaaaaaattgaggtGGTAGCTAGTTCTCTAAGTTGTTTATGTCTGGCCACATGCTctacaaaaatatattaatcaAACTTAGTAGAATTCAGGGCCTTAATTAACAAGAATTCACAAGTATGAAGGTTATGCAGACACAGTGACACTGTTGGTGATCTAGGATTTAGGGTTGTAGCACTTCCTTGCAATAATACATTTGTTAAATTCCCTTTCACAGGAACTGAGGCTGAAGCACAGATTTGAGATGGGTGCATTTAATCACTAAAAGTTTTCAGAAATTTGGTAAGTGAAGCAAACCCATAGAATTAGTAAAGATCAATTCAAAGATTATAGTCACTACATTCTTTCACTATTGTGCTAAATATGAGTTACATAACTGATAACCTTGTTTCTATGAAAAAGACAGCATTATGAACAGACATGCAAATATAATCCTGCTTTACTGCAGAATGCATACTATACCTCTGTTGACAGCATCAGAGATAGAAAAAGTGATTTACTTTGATATGAGCAACTAAACAGAAATACTTAGTGAGAACTGCATTATTAATACCATTTGATactccttttcttcttctgtcatTTCTGGTTCACTTTGCTCCTCTtgaggagctggggatggaCTCCTGCTGACTTTCCCAACACTTACAGCTTCTGTGTTTTCAGCATCTTCATCTTCCTCATCACTGTCCTGCAAGAACAGCATCATACACTTCAGGAAAAACCTAAATAGCAAGCTCCTTAGTTTCTATTTTTAATAGTAAGCTTCATTTACTTTGTACTGAAATCTGTATTACAATAAAACCATTTATTTTCTCCCTTCCTAAAAAATATGCAGGTACACATACCCACACAAGCTAAGAAAATACTTAGTTGTCAGTTCCCTGCCAGATATGTACTTTGGACTACAAAAAGATAACTGCTAAAATGAAGGCAATGCAAGGTTTCCTAAATTGGCTCAGTTTAGCAAATGCAAGTATCTGAATACTTTCAGCTGCTGATTTGGAATTCTGACTTTCAAAAGCTCTGTACGTTCCAAAAgggaaaacaacccaaaaacaaCAAGTCCAATTTCATCCCTGTTTCCTTGCAATTACAGATCAAATTATATACTTCTACCTCTTAGCCACTAAAACCTTTAAAACATCAAGTAATTAtcaacagagcagcagctcaacCTTACTCTAAACAACAAAAGCAATGAGGTAACCACGAACACAGAATCTCTCATTTGAAGAGACTAAAAAGTTGACACCTTTCAGGAAATACCAACCTGAGCAAAAAACAAGCCCTTATACTTACAAATTTACTTCTCTGAGGTAACCGTGGGCCATCCCCTTCTTCAGCCTCCtcactttcctttttctcttttttagaCATCTGTGAACGTTGCTGCTCCATTCTCtctttttccaattttttctgtttttctctttccatctTTTCCAGGCCCTCACGAATCCAGGCAGGCAGAGTTCTACGCTTCACAGCATCTACATAAGCAAGGTTTACAGTTTTGCAAGATGAAAAAACCTTCTCCCcacaaaaaggaacaaaaatgtCCCCCAAAACAAAGTAAGCCCCCTATCCCCATCAAAACACGTCCCACATCTGATGGTGGGGAAAAACATTTataattgctttttctttctctgttcttttacttgctattaaaaagaaaaaggtcttcaaattttgcaattctttataaaatacagcttttaatttttttcattaaggaGTGGTTAACATGTACCAatctggggaggctcctgctTCACAGGCATCGCGATAGGTGAACGCTGTCGATCTCTGAATGAGGGCCTTTCCCTTCGATTCTGAGTAggtgcaggaggtgctggaggacctggtggccctggCGGTCCTGGCTGCCAATAAGGTGGGTGAAATCCACCTTGAGGTGGACCAAAAGCAGCCCCATGCTGAAAGAGTAAtgcagtttatttttcttcacatgGTAACACTAAATGCAGCATGTGAGCAAGTCGGTCTACAAAAATCCATGCAAGTAGGAATCCATGATTTCTATGCTACTGAGATCTCTCAATCTCTTTCACTGCGGTCCCCAAGAAGCaagtttcttttaaatatttaatgacTAAACTTAGACTTAAGCAGGGATACTTAACAAACTTGAAAGGGCTTCAACCAATCTCCTTTCATATTGTGCTAAGCATTAAGCTCTATAATCACCATCTATCTCCATCAGTTCCATGCCAGCTTAGCATCAGAGCATGCAGATAAATAAACAGTGTACAAAACTCAGATTTAAGAGTCTAGCTATGTTAGCAGTCTTTTAACTAcaaaataagaacaaaaattTAAAGTTCAGCATTTTATTACATAAGAATTTTGCACTGTGCAATTTCCAGTAATCCTTCACAGATCTTATTATTATCGCTGCTTAAAATACTAAATGCATAATATGCAATTTTAGTACAGATCCTGGGTTCTGGGCAATCTGTATACAACCCAAAAGTCACAAATCTTGAGGCATATATGaaagttttatattttaatatttactgCCCAGAAATGCCAAATGAAACTATTTTAGAAGAGGTTATTCAGGGAAAAGGGTACAGTATCAAATATTCCACTGAGTATTTAAGTGACTACCACTAAGGCACTCTACACTGCAATTTCAGGTTAAGCATCTCTTTCATTCAATGCAAAACACGATTTCTGTAGTATTCAGGGAAGCTAATTTTAAGACCTTATCCCATGACAATAAACAAAAATTATACTAAACTCATGTATTGGAAAATTATTAGTTCCCTATTTAACAATACTGTTGAGCAAGAGAATTGtgagaggaaaaataatctagaagattaaaaaaatagccTAGaagataacaaaaaaaaattctgcccATCTTTCCATGTATTTGTTTATGAACAGGAGGTAGGTTTTTAGACAGCTAGTTTGTCATTTATATCAGcagttctgaaagaaaaatgctgaaaatagaGGGAAGATACAAAACTTCTTCGTGTTAAGTATCTGTCCAATGCACCCTGCTATTATTAGCAACAAAACCACCTACATGTTTATTATACTATACAACTTATATGccagaatgaagaaaaaagtggatatggattattttttttagaaataccATTGTTTATTCAAAGAATCACAGTAGATAGATATGGAAAAGATCAATGGATCATCCAGTCTATCTCCCTGCAAATACAGGACTGTTTCCTGTGGTACATTATCTAGCATATTTAAGCATATCTGTctgaatgtttttttccttgtcctcattttttttttttaaacagaaagctACATAGTGTTAATTTATATACTGGAACACAGTGATGCATTTTAATATTGCAGACAACAGCAGTTTCTCATTAATACTGTCGAAAAATAAAACCCTTTGGCCTCTGAACAGAACTGAGAACTTTAAAGTATCTTCTGTCAAGTGTTTGGTTAAAATGTATCTTAGCAGATAACAGATTCTGTAGATGTTTGTAGAACTGAAGAATGAAAGTCGCCGCTAGATGATATTAGAGGAACACATCCATGGAAGGGACTCTGCGCGCCTACAATATTAAAGCAACAAATATGTTTCACCTGATAGTCAAACTGGTTCACTGGCCCCATTGCAAAGTTATCGGGAGGTCCCCCAAAGTTGTGATTGTTCTGGTTAAACATATGCCTGTTGTCAGGAGTAAATTCCCCACTGTCCTGACTGTTGCTGTCTTCTGACGGAGGAACAATTTCCATTTGACCTGGGGGGGTTGGAGTCATCCACTGCTGATCTGGAGGTGGGTGAGGGGGTTGGTGAGGCATTCCCCATTCTGTTTAGGATTCAGAATACAATTTGATACCAAGTTAGTATAATTCATATGAGTCACCAATCACTCAGTGTTCTTGTATTTATCATAAGGTTCCTCAAAGCATCACAGATGATAAAGCAAGGAAGAATCATCAATCTGCAGACTGCATTATACTGTCTCAATAATTTCTTCAACTAAATGAAGGAAATACAAACAGCTATAGCTGAACTGACAAATGCAATAGGGGGACAGAATTGGACAGGCACAGACATCCTGTAAATTGGTTTTTATACATTTCTAGTAATAATGAGTTCACCACAAGACTTACAAGTTGCCTAAACTGTTCAAAATCTGCTCCTCTCCTACTTCTCTACATCAATTTTGAAAGCAAGGAGCTATTTTACTATTTTGCATAATAGACTTGAAATACCTACTGTGGAAAGAAAATGATGTTGTAAGCAGCACAACCACTGAAACCTGTCCTCCAAATCTTCAGTCCTGATAATGGATGATTTCTTGGACTGCCCAATATCTAGCACAGGTCCTAGAATAAGCTACAGCCATAAGCCCTCAAACATAGGTTTCAATTGGCTAACAGAGTGAAAAAGGTCTAAGGAATGAATTAATAGCTCGTGTGGCCATAATTTTTGACTGACTCCTTAAAGAGACAAAAATTATGTGCACTATACAGATACTTATAGACCATGACAGAGCTGCCTTATAACTCTCACCAGTAACAGATTAGTATCTAGCCTCTCAGGTTAATTCCTACCTTCTATCCAGTCATTTAGtacatttttctaattttgactGTCCTTCCCATCTGCATCATAATTGGATCTATTACTGTAGCAACTAAAAAGTGTTATTAcagcttttctgtttctgtgaaaATTTCTACTTACTGTACAGAAATACAGCTAAAATACACTCTGCCACatagaaaagttaaaaattCTTACATGTGCCTACAATAACTTGTAGCCTAGTGCAAGTAGGTGAAACCTGATGGCTGCCTCCCTTTTATTACACACATGTAAGAGCTACCAATAACATATTAAGCCTACTTATATTAAATGTTGCTTTTCAATAAATTTGGATAATGACAGTGAAAACTGGGACAGTTATTCTTTCAACCATTAACAGAATCAAGCATGAAGTGCAGTTTTCCCCAAAACAACTGAGGACATGCACATAGGCTTACTGTGTTGCTCATACACTTCAAATTGCATTATAGTATACTGTTATAACCCAGCTTTCAGAAAACAATTTCAGAAAAATTCTTAGCAGAAAATAACCCATTTCTATCCCATTCTTATTACCAGTAGTATctagtgaagttttataaagaaaattaatttttgggaaaaaataaagtttggaggaagtaaaaaatacagaaaaaattgATACTAACATAAGCATCCAAACAACTTTAACttaaaatgactgaaaaatgCTGACAATCAGATACCTGAGTTTAAAAGGGTAAATCCCAAGTACATGAAACACAGTAAAACCATATTTTTTCATAGAGAATTTCACTGATCTTcctttttaaagattttaagACATTTAAAGCCAGCATCAGTTATACTGTGAACTCATTCTACATGTCAAGATCATGCCAAAGCAGGTGTTACACTACAGGAGAGGCAACTGTAGCTCTCTAAGTAGGAGCTGTGATTAGTAAGTCAACTGGTAGTTTTGCATTTTGAAGCCTGAGGGACAGGGCATGTTCACACGAATAAAGGTCTGACAAGAATAAAATgaagaaacatgaaaaaaaggaattaacaGGAAGGGAAACAAACCTGGCTGCCACATTCTGTTGAAGTTGGGATCCCCCTGAAAATTATTATGGTTGTTTGGACCAGACTCTATTCCTGAAATATCCTGTCCATTTGGCATCATTCCTTGTTGTTCCACTACATTCTGTTGCCCTGAGGCTTCTCGCTGAGCAATCCATGCTTGAGCTAATGCAGCCCAGTCAATCTGGCCTAAAATAAACAGAGGAAGTTAAAAAGGTTAGAACTCACACGTCTGAAGTTTAACACTGTTTCTCAATTACATGTCTTATTGCTCAAGATAAATGGGCAACGTTTACCTTCAGCAAGCACTGTGAGCACTATTTAAACTCATTCACAATGTACagtaaaagaaacaaagcaaatgtCAGTGTACAGACTTGCTGAAGTACAGTTTCTCTGTGTATGTTCAAAATGTCACAAGGCAGATTATTTTACATTCACATTAGCATTGAATGGGTGGTAGTAATGCACCTTTTTCAAATGTGAGCTAATTTTGACATCAGAAATTAATAGACATATCCTTATAATACAAATTCCTGAAGATTTGAGAAAAAGATATATAGTTGGAAAATTATTCTTCAGCGTACCCTCTTCATATAACCCTTGCCAGATATCATGTTACAgttctctctcccttttttttttctttactgccATTCCTatcagtaaataaataaattgcacTCTCAGATAAGAACACTAATATGGCTTCTGCTTATTATCAAATTAGGAAAACTCTCCAGTGAATTTAACAGAAATTAAAGTGACAGTAAAACCTGTGTGCCTGATCACTTTGCCTTACTATGAAATACACACCTGCACTTTCATCCATTTCTCTATTTCTCTTGATATTTTGAATTGTTGCCACCTCATTCTCAATTTAAGGTATATTATGTTCTACTCTTTAAAGCACTTGGTGGTTttggtgaggaaaaaaaattccaacaaGAGATCATGATTATGAATGTTGTAACCTAAATCAAAAACCATATAGGTCTTCCagtgaggttttggggttttttttgtatataTACCAAAACTTTTGAGGTTTTCTTCTGTATATGTAATCTGCATTAATACTTCTGCCACACAGGTACTGAATAAAAAAGCAGATTCTCTAAGAAAAGGATTTAGCTTAGCTAAAGAACTGACAGGGATACATATCTGGTAACAGAGGTCTAAATGTTGATCTGTATGACTGGTAAAATGTTGGTAAATTGTGTAGGATAACTCAGGTTTCTTGTTTGTATTTGCATATTATATATTAACGATGTGAAAACATTTGAACCTTTGCATGTTTTCTACGCTTTCTAGTTCAGAAAAGCATCATAAATGTATTATCTCGAGAGCAGCTACAAAGGCAACTATGAGTCATACTCTGTTACAAAGATTCAAAAATTTAAATGACAACACATTAAAAGAATGAATCCACAAAGCTTTCTATATACTTACTTGGGTCTTGCTGGTGCTGAAATGACTGCATCCACTGCTGTTGGTTCAAAGGCCATTGCTGCCAAGGTTGTCCACCTTGATCCCACATCTTTTAAGTCTTTATATAGTCTATATTTCAACTAAAAATAATAGTTGTATGTTTAAATAGATGCCCATGAAATATCACATAACTGAAACTTACATAACTGCAGATATAGTTAAGCCTTGCAAAGCAAGCTGAAGCAATGCTGGCTTAATATTTTAAGCTGGAGGAAATGGTTCATCCTTTGGAGTAATATCTGAAATATTACTGTAAGATTTCAGGAGTCTAGTATGCTTTCTCTGTATTTGCACAAAGAAATTAACTACCAAATGATGTTCAAGGAGATACATGACAAGTTTGTACGACAAGATCTCAACTGGCAATAAATGCAATTTAAAGCAAGTCAAAAATACAAAAGGCATGATTGGTATCTTTGCCTGCTTCTTGGGGAAAAGATGTGTATTTCTTCAAACAAGTGTCATGCAAGGCTGTTAAGCaagacaaaagtcaccaaatGGTAAAACACATTGTTAATGATTGCACAGGAGAACTGCACAGGTACAAGACAGTGCCCACATGCATGTTATGCATTGTACAGACTCATTTTAACTTCTAAATATAGACCTTCAAATCtgagaaagaaagataaatgtGACCACGCAATTACCACATTGTCCCTTAAAATCATGAGAAGCAATTTTTGCTGTGCCGTGTACACCCTCactgagcaggcagcagcagccctggctgcagctggcaggcagcagagccccacAGCCTGCTTACAGTGCATCTCCAAGGCCAGCTCTGTGGGAGTTTGATGAGGCACAGCAGTCCAGG
The genomic region above belongs to Passer domesticus isolate bPasDom1 chromosome 3, bPasDom1.hap1, whole genome shotgun sequence and contains:
- the PNISR gene encoding arginine/serine-rich protein PNISR, translated to MWDQGGQPWQQWPLNQQQWMQSFQHQQDPSQIDWAALAQAWIAQREASGQQNVVEQQGMMPNGQDISGIESGPNNHNNFQGDPNFNRMWQPEWGMPHQPPHPPPDQQWMTPTPPGQMEIVPPSEDSNSQDSGEFTPDNRHMFNQNNHNFGGPPDNFAMGPVNQFDYQHGAAFGPPQGGFHPPYWQPGPPGPPGPPAPPAPTQNRRERPSFRDRQRSPIAMPVKQEPPQIDAVKRRTLPAWIREGLEKMEREKQKKLEKERMEQQRSQMSKKEKKESEEAEEGDGPRLPQRSKFDSDEEDEDAENTEAVSVGKVSRSPSPAPQEEQSEPEMTEEEKEYQMMMLTKMLLTEILLDVTNEEIYYVAKDVHRKATKAPAKQLAQSSALASLTGLGGLGGYGSGDSEDERSDRGSESSDTDDEELRHRIRQKQEAFWRKEREQQLLLEKQLEEEKLQNEKVSKEMNEFINKEQNSNLASQEAKEIEADMVNEKKRSPNAIAPDVELKKEGKERTGRSGSRSSSSGSSSSNSRSSSSSSTVSSSSYSTSSGSSRSTSRSSSPKRKKRHSRSRTPSHKVRRSRSRSYSHRNRRERSRSREKIRERRRSSRNHSAERGERRRNRSPSRERSWDRRRSGSRSRDRRANRASRSRSRDRRKAEDQRRSPTGNRHKHKSEGKDQERKKEQGGGVDKDKKKNRERERDQEKRKDKPKKEEKESKAGNHDDSRLKRKRDSERTFSRSDSICVKIIRQDSRQESKKITTKDSKKRSGSESSARSSSESPGSSKEKKAKKSKHIRSCSMEKSQRSGKKASRKHKSKSRSRSTTPLRRKR